Proteins co-encoded in one Lineus longissimus chromosome 11, tnLinLong1.2, whole genome shotgun sequence genomic window:
- the LOC135496301 gene encoding epidermal growth factor receptor-like — protein sequence MDYGIFVHLVALLCPLLVVATAVPEKVCRGTTVGLQYLSIRGYSFYEKRYRNCTVVDGNLELTFIVGNSTNRNLDMSFLSSIREVTGYVLVSTSTFEELPLTSLVIIRGEGDLFMDRFSMYIMANWYPSYGQGVGLKRVLVPNLREISQGEVKVVKSPLLCFMDTIDWSRITQGAVDVRDKSPSYPTIYCPVCDPQVCVNCWALGRENCQAKDVFRNCHPSCRNGCFAEGERGCCDEECALGCVGPANTQCFEGFCRVLRDDGACVPTCPPHKYKHGRICVDYCPDYLVKDGRTCATSCPVGQEEFHGDPGYGECLPCGMVCKKRCPGLPRSKFLDVSNIEQFKDCEIVEGSIHITRFSFLGDRFYNRPGLTMEQLRYLSSVREITGYLKVSAATTSVSLLPVRDLSIFENLQVVHGRFLTESGNSLVIAKTPFRHLGLRSLRRIGNGGVAIVDNQNLRINSRHLRRSLGTSAKLTLRGNYADLQKQARGI from the exons ATGGACTACGGAATTTTTGTCCATTTGGTCGCACTACTGTGTCCACTGCTTGTCGTCGCAACAGCTGTACCAGAAAAAG TTTGTCGCGGCACCACAGTAGGCTTGCAATACTTGTCTATCCGGGGCTACTCATTCTACGAGAAACGTTACAGGAACTGCACTGTCGTAGATGGCAACCTGGAACTAACCTTCATCGTGGGTAACAGCACCAACCGAAATCTCGATATGTCCTTCTTGAGCTCCATACGGGAGGTTACAGGTTATGTGCTTGTCAGTACATCGA CATTTGAAGAGCTGCCTCTGACGAGCCTCGTCATCATCCGAGGCGAAGGCGACCTATTCATGGACAGGTTTAGCATGTATATCATGGCGAACTGGTATCCGAGCTATGGCCAAGGGGTCGGACTCAAGAGAGTGTTGGTGCCAAATCTAAGGG AAATCAGCCAAGGCGAGGTCAAGGTCGTCAAATCCCCTCTTCTGTGCTTCATGGATACGATCGATTGGTCGCGCATCACGCAAGGAGCGGTCGATGTCAGGGACAAGAGCCCCTCGTACCCGACAATCTACTGCCCCGTCTGTGACCCCCAAGTCTGTGTAAACTGTTGGGCGCTGGGAAGGGAAAATTGTCAAGCAA AGGACGTCTTCAGAAATTGTCACCCGTCCTGCAGGAATGGTTGCTTCGCGGAAGGGGAGAGGGGTTGCTGTGACGAGGAGTGTGCACTGGGGTGCGTTGGACCAGCCAACACGCAATGCTTT GAAGGATTCTGTCGAGTGCTCAGAGACGATGGTGCCTGCGTACCAACTTGTCCTCCTCACAAATACAAGCATGGTCGAATATGTGTCGACTATTGTCCTG ATTACCTAGTTAAGGATGGGAGGACATGCGCTACGAGTTGTCCCGTAGGACAGGAGGAATTTCATGGCGATCCCGGCTACGGAGAATGCCTCCCTTGTGGGATGGTCTGTAAAAAGC GTTGTCCGGGTTTGCCACGGAGTAAATTTTTGGACGTCAGTAACATAGAACAGTTTAAAGATTGTGAAATAGTAGAAGGGAGTATTCATATTACACGGTTTTCATTTCTAGG TGACAGATTTTACAATAGACCAGGGCTAACAATGGAACAACTCCGCTACCTCTCATCCGTGCGAGAAATCACGGGATATCTCAAGGTTTCTGCAGCAACTACTTCCGTTTCATTACTACCGGTGCGCGATCTGTCGATTTTTGAAAATCTCCAAGTGGTACATGGGCGCTTTCTCACGGAGAG CGGAAACTCATTAGTGATCGCTAAAACGCCCTTCCGCCATCTTGGTCTCCGGTCGCTGAGGCGAATTGGTAATGGCGGTGTTGCAATCGTGGACAACCAGAACCTCCGCATTAACTCAAGACACCTACGGCGAAGCCTTGGAACGTCTGCCAAGCTTACCTTAAGGGGAAATTATGCCGATCTGCAAAAG CAAGCACGTGGAATATAA
- the LOC135496200 gene encoding uncharacterized PE-PGRS family protein PE_PGRS20-like isoform X1 gives MKLMYTCLLLVALTAYQIDARPLNLLERFKRQVGMGPSPTGDGMGPSPTGDDMGPSPTDDDMGPSPTDDDDDMGPSPTGDGMGPSPTDDDMGPHPTGDKPECDDDDCEEEGGKGGKGGKGGKGGKGGKGGKGGKGGDEEESGKGGKGGKGGKGGDEEESGKGGKGGKGGKGGKGGDEEESGKGGKGGKGGKGGKGGDEKESGKGGKGGKGGKGGDEKESGKGGKGGKGGDEKESGKGGKGGKGGKGGDEKEIGKGGKGGKGGDEKESGKGGKGGKGGDEKESGKGGKGGKGGKGGDEKESGKGGKGGKGGDEKESGKGGKGGKGGDEKESGKGGKGGKGQEGGKGGKQGGKGGETSGKKQNKILK, from the coding sequence ATGAAGCTGATGTACACATGCCTCCTGCTGGTGGCTCTCACAGCCTACCAAATCGATGCCAGGCCATTGAACCTCCTCGAGCGATTCAAGCGTCAAGTTGGCATGGGACCATCGCCAACCGGAGATGGTATGGGACCAAGCCCAACTGGTGATGATATGGGACCAAGCCCAACTGATGATGATATGGGACCAAGCccaactgatgatgatgatgatatgggaCCAAGCCCAACTGGTGATGGTATGGGACCAAGCCCAACTGATGATGATATGGGACCACATCCAACAGGGGACAAACCAGAATGCGATGATGACGATTGTGAAGAAGAAGGTGGCAAGGGAGGCAAGGGTGGCAAAGGAGGCAAAGGAGGCAAAGGTGGCAAAGGAGGCAAAGGAGGCAAAGGTGGTGATGAGGAAGAGAGCGGCAAAGGAGGCAAAGGTGGTAAAGGAGGCAAAGGTGGTGATGAGGAAGAGAGCGGCAAGGGTGGCAAAGGAGGCAAAGGTGGCAAAGGAGGCAAAGGTGGTGATGAGGAAGAGAGTGGCAAGGGAGGCAAAGGTGGCAAAGGTGGCAAAGGAGGCAAAGGTGGTGATGAGAAAGAGAGCGGCAAGGGAGGCAAAGGTGGCAAAGGAGGCAAAGGTGGTGATGAGAAAGAGAGCGGCAAGGGAGGCAAAGGAGGCAAAGGTGGTGATGAGAAAGAGAGTGGCAAGGGAGGCAAAGGAGGCAAAGGAGGCAAAGGTGGTGATGAGAAAGAGATCGGCAAAGGAGGCAAAGGTGGCAAAGGTGGTGATGAGAAAGAGAGTGGCAAGGGAGGCAAAGGAGGCAAAGGTGGTGATGAGAAAGAGAGCGGCAAGGGAGGCAAAGGAGGCAAAGGAGGCAAAGGTGGTGATGAGAAAGAGAGCGGCAAGGGAGGCAAAGGAGGCAAAGGTGGTGATGAGAAAGAGAGCGGCAAGGGAGGCAAAGGAGGAAAAGGTGGTGATGAGAAAGAGAGCGGCAAGGGAGGCAAAGGTGGCAAAGGACAGGAGGGTGGCAAGGGAGGCAAACAAGGAGGAAAGGGCGGCGAAACGTCCGggaagaaacaaaacaaaatattaaaaTGA
- the LOC135496200 gene encoding uncharacterized PE-PGRS family protein PE_PGRS20-like isoform X2 — MKLMYTCLLLVALTAYQIDARPLNLLERFKRQVGMGPSPTGDGMGPSPTGDDMGPSPTDDDMGPSPTDDDDDMGPSPTGDGMGPSPTDDDMGPHPTGDKPECDDDDCEEEGGKGGKGGKGGKGGKGGKGGKGGKGGDEEESGKGGKGGKGGKGGDEEESGKGGKGGKGGKGGKGGDEEESGKGGKGGKGGKGGKGGDEKESGKGGKGGKGGKGGDEKESGKGGKGGKGGDEKESGKGGKGGKGGKGGDEKEIGKGGKGGKGGKGGDEKESGKGGKGGKGGKGGDEKESGKGGKGGKGGDEKESGKGGKGGKGGDEKESGKGGKGGKGQEGGKGGKQGGKGGETSGKKQNKILK; from the exons ATGAAGCTGATGTACACATGCCTCCTGCTGGTGGCTCTCACAGCCTACCAAATCGATGCCAGGCCATTGAACCTCCTCGAGCGATTCAAGCGTCAAGTTGGCATGGGACCATCGCCAACCGGAGATGGTATGGGACCAAGCCCAACTGGTGATGATATGGGACCAAGCCCAACTGATGATGATATGGGACCAAGCccaactgatgatgatgatgatatgggaCCAAGCCCAACTGGTGATGGTATGGGACCAAGCCCAACTGATGATGATATGGGACCACATCCAACAGGGGACAAACCAGAATGCGATGATGACGATTGTGAAGAAGAAGGTGGCAAGGGAGGCAAGGGTGGCAAAGGAGGCAAAGGAGGCAAAGGTGGCAAAGGAGGCAAAGGAGGCAAAGGTGGTGATGAGGAAGAGAGCGGCAAAGGAGGCAAAGGTGGTAAAGGAGGCAAAGGTGGTGATGAGGAAGAGAGCGGCAAGGGTGGCAAAGGAGGCAAAGGTGGCAAAGGAGGCAAAGGTGGTGATGAGGAAGAGAGTGGCAAGGGAGGCAAAGGTGGCAAAGGTGGCAAAGGAGGCAAAGGTGGTGATGAGAAAGAGAGCGGCAAGGGAGGCAAAGGTGGCAAAGGAGGCAAAGGTGGTGATGAGAAAGAGAGCGGCAAGGGAGGCAAAGGAGGCAAAGGTGGTGATGAGAAAGAGAGTGGCAAGGGAGGCAAAGGAGGCAAAGGAGGCAAAGGTGGTGATGAGAAAGAGATCGGCAAAGGAGGCAAAGGTGGCAAAG GAGGCAAAGGTGGTGATGAGAAAGAGAGCGGCAAGGGAGGCAAAGGAGGCAAAGGAGGCAAAGGTGGTGATGAGAAAGAGAGCGGCAAGGGAGGCAAAGGAGGCAAAGGTGGTGATGAGAAAGAGAGCGGCAAGGGAGGCAAAGGAGGAAAAGGTGGTGATGAGAAAGAGAGCGGCAAGGGAGGCAAAGGTGGCAAAGGACAGGAGGGTGGCAAGGGAGGCAAACAAGGAGGAAAGGGCGGCGAAACGTCCGggaagaaacaaaacaaaatattaaaaTGA